The Myotis daubentonii chromosome 1, mMyoDau2.1, whole genome shotgun sequence genome includes the window cagccctcctgcccGTAGACCAGGCCTCAGCGTTCCTCTCTCCCTGTAAACGACCAGCTGGGCCGTGCACACCGCCTCTCCTGCCCCGCCCTGCAGCCACCTGCTCCCACCCCGCTCCACGGCGGTCCCTGAGGTCCCCCAGCACAGCCCACCCCGGGCCCCCTGCTGGAAGCCGAGAGGGTCCCCCAGCCGCGCCCCCAAAGTGCCGCCCACAGCGCAGAGCCATTTCCGAGTCCGGGCTGCACTGCTGGCCGCTGGGGAAACAGgcaaagatgacagaacagaacCTGGCAGGACAGAGTGCGGGGTGCTCTCTGAGATGGGAACCGAAAGCCGCTTCCTCCTGGGGTGGGAGGCCTAGCCTCCTATTCGCCGGATGCCAGGCAAACCAGCCCCACAGAAAAGGACCCCCGCACCCAACCAGGTCCCAGAAGAGGGCTCCTTCATTCAGGGCAGGACAAGGACAAATGAAGAATATGTAggctggcccggccggcgtggctcagtggttgagcatcgacctatgaagcaggaggtcagggtttgattcccggtgaagggcacaggcccgggttgcaggctcgatccccagggtggggcgtgcaggaggcagccgatccatgattctctctcatcattgatgtttccatctctctctccctctcccctctctctgaaatcattaaaaaaatatttttcaaagaaagaatgTGCAGGCTAAACTAGACACACGGGATTAAAGTATATCTAcacagataaataaaacaaaaggctcACCACCTGTGACTCTGAAGAAGACCGGATGTTTAAAATCAAAGCCTGAAAGACAACGATCTCTGGTGCTGCAGGAGCTTAATTACCCCTCAGGCAGCACACAAAGGGGCCAAACACTCAGGACACACCCCTGCCCTGGCTGAGAGCTGCTCTCTCCGCCCCGGGCCGGGCACACCTGGCATGCTGAGGCCCACATCCTAAAACCACCACCAGTCACAATGCTGGACCCGGGCAAGGCCCCCTTCCTGGTCATCACAATCGCCACCTCTGAGGGTTCGCAGCCTGAGAGCGCAGGAGGGCTGCTCCCGGGACCAGCCACGGTAAGCGGCGCGGGTGCCCTACCAGGGCCTGGCAGACACCTGCTCGGGACCCTGCTGCCCAGCGTGAGCTGCCACCACTGTCACAGGGACCAGCCCACAGGCCCAGCGACGGGGGACCCGTTGCCCTGGTAACTCCTTGTCTAAACTGTAAAGGAgccttggccagtttggctcggtgggtaaggagttggcctgcagaccaaaaaaataataatgatcattttttaaaagactaagaGACAGAACTTCAAAGCCACGTTTACAAAACACTGTTAGTAACAACAGACCCAGAGGAGCGAAAATATCCAGAAAGGCACATCCTGGGATTCTTAAAATGGGCTTTTTTCATCCGTCTGTAAAGCAGGCACACCCAGCCTCCCTCAGTGGTGTTAGTGAACTTGGTGGCCGTGTGTGCATGTTGGTGAACCTGGTGACACTATTTGCATGTTGGTGAACCTGGTGACACTATTTGCATGTTGGTGAACCTGGTGGCCCTATTTGCATGTTAGTGAACCTGGTGACCTGGTGACCCTATTTGCATGTTGGTGAACCTGGTGACCCTATTTGCATGTTGGTGAACCTGGTGGCCCTATCTGCATGCTTCGTTTAAACGTTTTAGCTGCAACCCACTCCCAGCCGGGAGCCAACACCTGCATGTGCGCTGGAATAAAGGCCTCGACTCCCATTTGAACCACTTCCCCAAAGACGCGCTAACGGACCGCCTGCCTTCCTGCCGCCGGGCTGACCTCGGCGGCCAGGAACGTGCCAACCAGCGCGGTTTCCAGGGAAGAGAAACGCAGACACGGCGGCcacgggcggcggcggcgagaAGGCACTGAACCCGGTTGTTGCAGCGGCTAATCCTCACCCGCGGATGTTCCTCCATTGACTCCtcagggaaagggggggggggggcgagacgAGAGGAACAGCAACGTGGAGAGACACCGGTttgggctgccccctgcacgcgccccccgcccccgggccggggaggagcctgcagcccaggtgcgCGCCCTGggccaaaatcgaacccaggacctttccgTCCAAGGGCCGACGCTCTCcctactgagccacacgggccggggcGAAACCCTACTCATCTCGACGAAGCCGATAAGCCAGGAAACCGCCCATGTCGCGCGCAGGAGGGCTCTCCCGCCACAGGGATGGCAGCCCTCGGGGTGAGCACGACTCCCCGCCTCTGCGCCAAGTGCGTCGGCTCCCTCGGACCCAGGGCTACGCGGGAACCGGGCTCAGCAGCCGCCGCGGGGCCGCAGCGTGCGGGACGCACGGTGTCCAATGGGGGGCCCGCACAGGTGCGCGGGGAGCACGGTGTCCCTGAGGGGCGCACAGGTGACAGGGGGCGCGGCCTGAGCGTCCCCGCGGGCGgtcccccctcccggccccactCACCCGGCTCGGCGCGGCCTCCCCGCACTCGGCGCCGCGCTCCGGGGCGAGCCGACAGCCGCGGGCCGCAAAGGCGCGGCCGAGCGTTGGGAGCCGGCGCTTCCCGAGGACCCGCCAGGCCGCCATGGGCCACGACCCGGCGCCCGCGGCGCACGGCAGAGTCGCGACAGCGCGCGGGGCTGCTTGACGGCAGGTCGCAGGTCGCAGGGGCGGGCCGACCGTGCGCTTCCCCCGAtgggccgggcggcggcggcggcggcgacgcgACGGCGCGGGGGTCCCGGCGGCCGGTCCTGGGCCGCGGCCTTTCCGGGCGGCTGCGCGCGGCggccggcggcgggggcggcgggggccgcGGGCGGGCGCCGGAGGCCGTTTTCCCAGGGACCGCGGCGGTCGgcccggggcggggccgcggggccggACGCCGGCGGGAGCCGCGGAGTCTCAGGGCGTCGGCGGCGGGGCGCGCGATGGCGCGGGCGGCACAGGTGAGCGCGGCGCGGGCCCCCTCCGCGGCGGCCCCGGACCCAACGCGGCCGGCGGGCAGGGCCTCCGAGCCAGGCTCCCGGCGCCGGGCCGGCCCCCCTGCGCCCTCCCCGGCTCACTCGCTCCCGGCCGGGCcggggcgccccctccccgcgcGGCCATTGTGAGGTCAGGCCGGTGGGCGCGTCGGGGACCCGGGGGACACGCCCGGAGCGGCCGCTGCAGCCAGtagctgccgccgccgccgccggcccctTGACCGGCTGCCCCGCTCAGACCCAGCCGGGAGGGGCGCGAGGGATGCCGCGGGGGGCCCAGCTCCGGCGCCGCACCCCGTGAAGGGCTGACCTTCCACCTCGCCACTCGCCTGCGGGAGCCGCCCGCCCGCTAGACCTTCTCTGGGTAACGCGCCGGGGGGCCGGGAGTGGAGGAGCGAGGCCCGGGGCGGGTTCCTGGCTCGGACCCCCGGGGATCGGGTTCCGGGGATattccatcctccatcctccacccTCCAGCAGCTTTTCGGAGGCCCAGGGGCCTGAGAACGTGCCTCCCGCCGCTCTGGGCCTGAGGGAGGCTGGCGGCGGAGGAGGTCACTGCCGTCACATtcgggggggcgggcggggggggcatGATGGGGCCCGGGAGGTACCGGCCTCCAGAGCCCGGACCCTGTCGCGCCCTCCCTTTTCCTGTGGAGCTCCCTGCCCCTCGGGGAAGGGGTgcggggtgctgggagggggggggggacgagAGGGCCGGAAGTGGGGCCTCTGGTGCCGCCTGGGGGGTGTTTGTTTCTCTTCGGGGTAGTTCTTCCGGAAACTCGGGCCTGGATCCTGGGTGGTGCTGGGGTGGACCTGTTGCTGGAGGCCCAGCTGCTGGCGCCAACAGCAGCTTCCAGGGTGAGGGCCGGggagcctgtgccctctccccgcGAGAGTTCAGACAGCTGGTGCCACACTTACGGGGTGCGACTGCGCCCTGTGCAGCCGGGGAGCCTGCCATCCGGCCCGAGCCcagctcctgcccacccccagctcctgcccgCCCCCGGCGCCGGCCTGCTCCTGGTCACTGGGGTGGTTAGGTTGTTTTCAGGAGCACGAGTTCGTTAGTCACTTCTTTTCCCTAAGATCAAGCACCTTTAAAAATAagacattgattttttaatattttttttaaattgatttcagagagggagagggagggagaaagagaaacatcaatgatgagagagaatcactgaccggctgcctcctgcacgccccctactgaggatccagcccgcaacccaggcatgtgcccttggctggaatcgaacctggaacccttcagtccccaggctgacgctctatccactgagccaaaccggccagggcttattgattgattttagagagagaaacatcggtttgttgttccactttgtGCATTCATTGTCGATGcttgccatgtgccctgaccgggacctcctggttcataggccgctCACCCACTGAACCGTGTGGGAGgggtgacttttttctttctttcatatgtatatgtattgatttcagagaggacgggaggcgggggagagagaatcatggatcggctgcctcctgcacgccccacagtggggatcaagcctgaacccgggcctgggccctgactgggtgggAAATGATAATCATGACCTCCCGGTTCGACGCTCCGTCACGAAGCCATGCCTGCCCGGTGACTGCTTTCTGTACGTGAGCATGGCTGTTCTCCGGGCTGCAGTAATGACGAGCCCTTTTGAATACAGCTTTTCAGAGTGAGAATTTTAGAAGGAACTAACCTGTGGTCGCCCTCCTGCGGACGCTGCGTGTACTAAGTTGCGTTCTTTCCTCCTTCAGGGCTTGTGAAACTGACCACAACCAGAGCATGGATATGGGAAACCAACACCCCAACATCAGCCGGCTGCAGGAGATCCAGAAGGAGGTGAAGAGCATCGAGCCCCAGGTGGTCGGCTTCAGCGGGCTGTCCGACGACAAGAACTACAAGAAGCTGGAGCGGATGCTGATGAAACAGCTTTTCGAGATAGACTCGGTGGACACGGAAGGGAGGGGGGACGTCCAGCAGGCGCGGAAGCGGGCCGCCCAGGAGACGGAGCGCCTGCTCAAGGAGCTGGAGCAGAACGCCAACCACCCGCACCGCCTGGAGATCCAGAACATCTtccaggaggcccaggccctggtgcggGACCGGGTCGTGCCCTTCTGCAGCGGCGGCGGCTGCGCGGCGGAGGAGTTCGACGAAGGCATTCAGGACGTCATCCTGAGGCTGACGCACGTCAAGACCGGCGGGAAGGTGTCCCTGCGCAAAGCGCGCTACCACACCCTCACCAGGATCTGCGCGGTGCAGGAGATCATCGAGGACTGCGTGAAGCGGCAGCCGTCCCTGCCGCTCTCCGAGGACACGCACCCCTCCGTGGCCAAAATCAACTGCGTGATGTGCGAGGTGAACCAGGCCAGGGGCACTCTGATCGCCCTGCTGATGGGCGTGGCCAACAACGAGACGTGCAAGCACCTGTCGTGCGTGCTCTCGGGGCTGATCGCGGATCTGGACGCGCTGGACGTGTGCGGGCGGACGGAGATCCGCAATTACCGCCGGGAGGTGGTGGAGGACATCAACAAGTTACTGAAGTATTTGGATTTGGAAGAGGAAGCAGATACCACCTATGCGTTTGACCTGGGACAGAATCATTCCATCCTGAAAATAGAAAAGGTCCTCAAGCGAATGAGAGAGATGAAAAACGAGCTCCTGCAGGCGCAGAACCCCCCCGAGCTGTACCTGAGCTCCAAGAcggagctgcaggccctgatcgGGCAGCTGGACGAGGTGAGCCTCGAGAAGAACCCCTGCATCCGGGAGGCCCGGCGCAGGGCGGTGATCGCCGTGCAGACCCTCATCACGCACATCGACCTGAAGGAGGCGCTGGAGAAGCGGAAGGCCTTCGTGTGCGAGGAGCACCCGTCCCACCGGGCCGTCTGGGCCATCCTGGGCCACCTGTCGGAGATCCTGGGAGAGGTCCTGTTGTTTGACGGGAACCGGACTGACAAGAACTACATCCGGCTGGAGGAGCTGCTCAccaagcagctgctggccctggacGCGGTGGACCCGCAGGGCGAGGAGCAGTGCAAGGCGGCCCGGAAGCAGGCCGTGAAGCTGGCCCAGAACATCCTCAGCTTTCTGGACCTGAAGTCGGACGAGTGGGAGTACTGAGGCCGGGCGCACCGACCGGCACTTCCCCAGACGTGTAGGTATTTACGGAGGCTTCCGGTGCGCTGAGCCTGAATGTGGTTTGTACGTGCATATTGCAATCTCAGTATTTATGATTTCAGCAAATTATATTCCGTACCTGCTGCTTTTGATGTCGCAAAAGAAATATCATTACAGCTCACTGACTTTCCCACGGGATCTGATCTGTACGTTGTGGTGTTCGTTTCTTAATGAGAAAATGGCCTTGGGGCAGCTTTTGTAATTTGTAACTTTGTAATTTTTAGCTGCGAAGCATGAAAATGCAGATGTTTCAGAACCTAGAACTAGACCTCGCCTTGCCTGATACTAGGACAGCTGTGAGAAAGGGAAGCTTTAGGGTGATGAGAAGGAAGGGCCAAGCACAGAAGTAGTGAGTATGTCTCATTCTGCTGGTAAAGCAGGGCCGTTCCACTCGTGAAGCCTGACTGGTCCCGCCAACGCCACGGGGTGGTTGCTCTTACTCTCTGTGGATGGTCTGTTCTTTCATCAACTTTCGTTTGGAAAACAGGCGTTTCCCAGGCCCTCTGCGTGCAGAGGGGGGTCTTACCTTTGTGTGTGAACATTCGTAGCAAAGAAACCTTTGAAAAAGGGATGACACCAGCTGATCCTTCCGAGTGGTTTTGTTTGTAAAGTCTGAACTGACAGTTTTCCTTAGTAATTTGTAAGGATGGGAACGTTTCAGtggacctttaaaaaaataacaggggAACGAAACGCCCAGACCTGTGCAGGATGAGGACTGGAGGCTAGGTGCCATGTCAGGTTTCTGGACCGGCGTGACCGGGTCTGGACGCAGCGTGCGGTGGCTGCTCCTGGCACTGG containing:
- the BAG5 gene encoding BAG family molecular chaperone regulator 5 translates to MDMGNQHPNISRLQEIQKEVKSIEPQVVGFSGLSDDKNYKKLERMLMKQLFEIDSVDTEGRGDVQQARKRAAQETERLLKELEQNANHPHRLEIQNIFQEAQALVRDRVVPFCSGGGCAAEEFDEGIQDVILRLTHVKTGGKVSLRKARYHTLTRICAVQEIIEDCVKRQPSLPLSEDTHPSVAKINCVMCEVNQARGTLIALLMGVANNETCKHLSCVLSGLIADLDALDVCGRTEIRNYRREVVEDINKLLKYLDLEEEADTTYAFDLGQNHSILKIEKVLKRMREMKNELLQAQNPPELYLSSKTELQALIGQLDEVSLEKNPCIREARRRAVIAVQTLITHIDLKEALEKRKAFVCEEHPSHRAVWAILGHLSEILGEVLLFDGNRTDKNYIRLEELLTKQLLALDAVDPQGEEQCKAARKQAVKLAQNILSFLDLKSDEWEY